One genomic segment of Terrihabitans soli includes these proteins:
- a CDS encoding CBS domain-containing protein, translating into MKVAELLRKKGTRILTARMDEPVETAARLLSKENVGALVVKDSVGTEGDTIVGMFSERDLLHAVVEHGAAALKKPVSALMSRKVISCHPNDDLKIVLELMDRHYVRHLPVIDGTTLIGVVSIRDFIALRLEELAG; encoded by the coding sequence ATGAAGGTCGCCGAACTCCTGAGGAAGAAGGGCACGCGCATTCTGACGGCGCGCATGGACGAGCCGGTCGAGACGGCGGCGCGTCTCCTCAGCAAGGAGAATGTCGGGGCGCTGGTCGTCAAGGACTCGGTCGGCACCGAAGGCGACACGATTGTCGGCATGTTCTCAGAACGCGATCTTCTGCACGCCGTCGTCGAGCATGGCGCGGCCGCACTCAAAAAGCCGGTCTCGGCTCTGATGTCGCGCAAGGTCATCTCCTGCCATCCGAACGATGATCTCAAAATCGTGCTCGAGCTGATGGACCGCCATTATGTGCGCCATCTGCCCGTCATCGACGGCACGACGCTTATCGGCGTCGTCTCGATCAGAGACTTCATTGCGCTCCGCCTTGAGGAGTTGGCTGGCTGA